A window of the Lactuca sativa cultivar Salinas chromosome 7, Lsat_Salinas_v11, whole genome shotgun sequence genome harbors these coding sequences:
- the LOC111883756 gene encoding uncharacterized protein LOC111883756, translating into MPKIVLEMLERRVLEKNYLLSMVTLRERPVGGSGSGSGAGSEPVDDGLREFIASEITRGILEATPVIFGSIKEGIIELMGDRLRAFRSDLAYGQASTRTLSFKDFRGCGALDFHGVKNPIAARRWIADIESTQLTSFCPDGSKVRFAAACLRDRARDWWESVGDSLGASVIEAMTWSDFVTRFRAEFAPAVELQQLAREFLDMRQTTESVAEITAKFRERALLVPQYAGDDEMQRTRYHDMLRAEIREHVSFSACPTLDSMIARAREREIDLEHIAKRKSDQTFTL; encoded by the exons ATGCCAAAGATCGTACTTGAGATGCTTGAAAGAAGGGTGCTTGAGAAGAATTACTTATTAAG catggtgacgttgcgagagagaccagtgggcggttcaggatcaggttcgggCGCGGGATCCGAACCAGTTGATGATGGGTTGCGCGAGTTCATTgcatctgagattacgagaggcatccttgaggcgaccccggtcattttcgggtcgatcaaggaggggatcattgagctgatgggggatcgcctccgagctttcaggagtgatttggcgtATGGCCAGGCAAGTACgcgcacgctgtccttcaaggacttcagagggTGTGGTGCGCTGGATTTTCACGGTGTGAAaaaccccattgctgccaggaggtggatcgcagacattgagtctacacagttgacgagcttctgcccggatgggtcgaaggtccgctttgcggcggcatgtttgagagacagagctagagattggtgggagtcagttggagactcattgggagcctcggtcatcgaggctatgacctggtcagacttcgtgaccaggtttagggcggagtttgcgccggcagtggagcttcagcagctggccagagaattcctagacatgagacagacgacagagtcggtggcggagattactgccaagtttcgggagagggccctattagttcctcagtatgcaggggatgatgagatgcagaggactcgctatcatgacatgttgagagcggagattcgggagcatgtcagcttctcggcatgcccgaccctggactctatgattgccagagctagggagagggaaattgatctggagcacattgCGAAGAGGAAGTCAGATCAGACATTCACATTgtag
- the LOC111883840 gene encoding probable receptor-like protein kinase At5g20050, which produces MEDRNANIIGGISIINLIVFIIIARIILKLTEPFFLILGACVAAILAIIVFYFIRRRFQSRRRNLETIIASEGKELRIEYSFLRKVAGLPTKFRSKELEEATDNWKSMIGQGASGSVFKGSLKDGTAVAVKRIQHGEERGGNEFRSEISAIASVQHVNLVRLFGYCVQSNNLHFLVYDFIPNGALSNWIFPRPSSAVINNNCGGCLSWQQRLKVATDVAKALSYLHHDCRSKVLHLDVKPENILLDKNYNAIVSDFGISKLMNPDDSRVVASMRGTRGYIAPEWLLGLGISEKSDVFSYGIVLLELIGGRRSVRSIDVVDGNGSKRKFEYFPKMVTEKLKAGKIMEVVDQRLLDLGDIDENEVRKMVHVALWCIQHKARRRPSMVQVVKWLEGLAAVEQPPETTMMVVDLLAIGNDEHGDEGGWQNRNKRRKPGVVARVASQITGCLPLAPISTTSAYRSKSFTYTMSIITPR; this is translated from the coding sequence ATGGAGGACAGAAATGCTAACATAATCGGCGGTATATCTATCATCAATCTCATTGTATTCATCATAATTGCCAGAATCATTCTCAAACTCACCGAACCGTTTTTCTTGATACTCGGAGCCTGTGTCGCTGCTATCCTCGCCATCATCGTTTTCTACTTCATCAGGCGCCGTTTTCAAAGCAGGAGGCGGAATCTGGAGACTATAATTGCTTCCGAAGGTAAAGAGTTGCGAATCGAGTATAGTTTTCTCCGGAAGGTAGCCGGACTTCCGACGAAATTCCGGTCAAAGGAGCTTGAAGAAGCCACCGACAACTGGAAGTCGATGATCGGACAAGGAGCTTCGGGATCTGTtttcaaaggaagcttaaaggatgGTACGGCCGTTGCGGTGAAGAGGATCCAACATGGAGAGGAAAGAGGGGGAAATGAATTCAGATCTGAAATCTCCGCCATAGCTAGCGTACAACACGTAAACCTTGTACGCCTCTTTGGATACTGCGTTCAGAGTAACAATCTCCATTTTCTCGTATACGATTTCATTCCAAATGGCGCCTTATCGAACTGGATATTCCCACGCCCTTCCTCCGCCGTGATTAACAACAATTGTGGCGGATGCTTGTCGTGGCAACAGCGATTGAAAGTCGCAACCGACGTAGCAAAAGCCCTATCCTACCTACATCACGATTGCCGGTCGAAAGTCCTCCACCTCGACGTCAAGCCGGAGAACATCCTCCTTGACAAAAACTACAACGCGATCGTCTCCGACTTCGGAATATCAAAGCTCATGAATCCAGACGACAGTAGAGTCGTAGCATCAATGAGAGGTACAAGAGGCTACATAGCTCCGGAATGGTTGCTCGGCCTAGGAATCTCGGAGAAATCAGACGTGTTCAGCTACGGTATAGTTTTACTAGAGCTCATCGGCGGGAGGAGGAGCGTGAGGTCGATTGACGTCGTCGACGGTAACGGATCAAAGAGGAAGTTTGAGTATTTTCCGAAGATGGTGACGGAGAAATTAAAAGCAGGAAAGATCATGGAAGTGGTTGATCAACGGTTGTTAGATCTCGGCGACATTGATGAAAACGAAGTAAGAAAAATGGTGCACGTAGCGTTATGGTGCATACAACACAAGGCGAGACGGAGGCCGAGCATGGTGCAAGTGGTGAAGTGGTTGGAAGGGCTGGCGGCGGTGGAGCAGCCACCGGAGACTACGATGATGGTGGTTGACCTACTTGCTATAGGGAACGATGAACATGGTGACGAAGGGGGATGGCAGAATCGTAATAAAAGAAGAAAGCCAGGGGTTGTTGCTAGAGTAGCTTCACAAATAACTGGCTGCCTACCCTTGGCACCAATTTCAACAACGTCGGCATACAGGTCAAAATCGTTCACCTATACAATGTCTATAATTACTCCTAGATAG